In Nocardia yunnanensis, one DNA window encodes the following:
- a CDS encoding DUF6301 family protein: protein MGFEVRVDTAGAIEIVRAAAGFGWRWGSGNITEFSRLVGWTSPQPVGTLRDGPVFSRTGLSVWWDSAMFWGSERGLDYVRVTISDSPAPADFGSRELLETALARATAAFTEHWGEPEAAAAGPADGVAWHFANVFAGLTIGLDTVDLLLVNPMAQRYWMDRRHETARRRTAAGGWGRFAESLADFLETLPVDGRLVLTAPGGRFIQFEAGAEQLTGELARSEFIDPSWRYTPEIEQALIDQGWTPPRENNWTRAMSRRAGSVAMSGLALRIVDAWRTIGATATTELVADAWVEGGADLDLTSLGVPVHPTSRTQRAEFLRNHAAYDFDAGPLRVDVPAGIEIARAARAFDWTWTRADLPGFVAASGWKAVHDNDSGERVVWADTGLRVDDPRARFCFDGDRLEAVCVTLSDSIESFLYDEGLPAEVREQRTAAHARALDGFRAEFGMPRHGVLGQAHGPAWPDAKLTLGVITEVDTVELYLTPPGDRDRRLIIEQQRAAHRARDREWAQFHEELAGLVADLTETGQLTVDAGEPHRARIDRDHELLRLELASATARALSPRVLKFMLRDGWQHPDHRYPLWRIDVRLPTLPRDLRRLARLAVLPLRTLMPPQARLRVLLNGLDQPVRSPSTGAIGGGSAPMVEA, encoded by the coding sequence GTGGGTTTCGAGGTGCGTGTCGATACCGCCGGGGCGATCGAGATCGTCAGGGCGGCGGCCGGGTTCGGCTGGCGGTGGGGCTCCGGAAATATCACCGAATTCTCCCGACTGGTCGGCTGGACCAGCCCGCAACCGGTGGGAACGTTGCGCGACGGCCCGGTGTTCTCGCGGACCGGGCTGTCGGTGTGGTGGGATTCGGCCATGTTCTGGGGCAGCGAACGCGGCCTGGACTACGTGCGCGTCACCATTTCCGACAGCCCCGCACCCGCCGATTTCGGCAGCCGCGAACTCCTCGAGACCGCACTGGCCCGCGCCACCGCCGCGTTCACCGAGCACTGGGGTGAACCCGAGGCCGCCGCCGCGGGTCCGGCCGACGGGGTGGCCTGGCACTTCGCGAATGTGTTCGCGGGCTTGACCATCGGTCTCGACACCGTGGACCTGCTGCTGGTCAATCCGATGGCGCAACGCTATTGGATGGATCGCCGGCACGAGACCGCGCGCCGCCGCACCGCCGCGGGCGGCTGGGGCCGTTTCGCGGAGAGCCTGGCCGATTTCCTCGAGACGCTGCCGGTGGACGGGCGGCTGGTGCTCACCGCGCCGGGCGGGCGGTTCATCCAGTTCGAGGCGGGCGCGGAGCAGTTGACCGGTGAGCTGGCCCGCAGCGAGTTCATCGATCCGAGCTGGCGCTACACCCCGGAGATCGAGCAGGCGCTGATCGACCAGGGCTGGACCCCGCCGCGCGAGAACAATTGGACGCGAGCCATGTCCCGGCGCGCGGGCAGTGTCGCCATGAGCGGTCTGGCCCTGCGCATCGTGGACGCGTGGCGCACCATCGGCGCGACCGCGACCACCGAACTGGTCGCCGATGCCTGGGTCGAGGGCGGCGCCGACCTCGACCTGACGTCGCTGGGCGTGCCGGTGCACCCCACCTCCCGCACCCAGCGCGCCGAATTCCTGCGCAACCACGCCGCCTACGACTTCGATGCCGGACCGCTGCGGGTGGACGTGCCCGCCGGAATCGAGATCGCCCGCGCCGCCCGGGCCTTCGACTGGACCTGGACCCGCGCCGATCTCCCCGGTTTCGTCGCGGCGTCCGGCTGGAAAGCGGTGCACGACAACGATTCCGGCGAGCGCGTGGTATGGGCCGACACCGGATTGCGGGTGGACGATCCCCGCGCCCGCTTCTGTTTCGACGGCGACCGCCTCGAAGCCGTGTGCGTCACCCTCAGCGACAGCATCGAATCCTTCCTCTACGACGAGGGCCTGCCCGCCGAGGTCCGCGAACAGCGCACCGCCGCCCACGCCCGGGCCCTGGACGGTTTCCGCGCCGAATTCGGCATGCCACGCCACGGGGTGCTGGGGCAGGCGCACGGGCCGGCCTGGCCGGACGCGAAACTCACCCTCGGCGTGATCACCGAGGTGGACACCGTGGAGCTGTACCTGACGCCGCCCGGCGACCGCGATCGGCGGCTCATCATCGAGCAGCAGCGCGCCGCGCATCGGGCCCGCGACCGCGAATGGGCGCAGTTCCACGAGGAATTGGCCGGATTGGTGGCCGATCTCACCGAGACCGGCCAGCTCACCGTCGACGCCGGCGAACCGCATCGCGCCCGCATCGATCGCGATCACGAGCTGCTGCGCCTGGAGCTGGCCAGCGCCACCGCGCGCGCCCTGTCGCCCCGGGTGCTGAAATTCATGCTGCGCGACGGCTGGCAGCATCCCGATCATCGATATCCGCTGTGGCGCATCGATGTTCGACTGCCGACGCTGCCGCGTGATCTGCGTCGCCTGGCCCGGCTGGCGGTGCTGCCGCTGCGCACCCTGATGCCGCCGCAGGCCCGGTTGCGGGTGTTGTTGAACGGTTTGGATCAGCCGGTGCGCTCACCGTCCACCGGAGCGATCGGCGGCGGCTCGGCGCCTATGGTCGAAGCATGA
- a CDS encoding class I SAM-dependent methyltransferase, translating to MIETEDMVITRTGYDEMAELYTAFVHRQLQENPFDRLMIDAFAETLRDNGTGLVADIGCGPGRVAAHLAAAGLEMTGLDLSPEMIRLAREMYPHIPFEVGPMEQLPFEEAALAGIVAWYSIIHIPPARVPAVLTEFARVLRPGGHALFGFQAADEPTGVTAYAHKVAPSYRWALDTFAETLSEHGFRATAKFSREARPDERTPQATVLAVRV from the coding sequence ATGATCGAAACCGAGGACATGGTCATCACCCGGACCGGCTACGACGAGATGGCCGAACTGTACACGGCGTTCGTGCACCGGCAACTGCAGGAGAACCCGTTCGACCGGTTGATGATCGACGCGTTCGCGGAAACCCTGCGCGACAACGGAACCGGCCTGGTGGCCGATATCGGCTGCGGCCCCGGCCGGGTGGCGGCCCATCTGGCGGCGGCCGGGCTGGAGATGACCGGTCTCGACCTGTCCCCGGAGATGATCCGCCTGGCCCGGGAGATGTACCCGCACATTCCCTTCGAGGTCGGGCCGATGGAGCAGCTGCCGTTCGAGGAGGCGGCGCTGGCCGGAATCGTGGCCTGGTACTCCATCATTCACATCCCGCCGGCCCGCGTACCCGCGGTGCTGACCGAGTTCGCCCGGGTGCTGCGGCCGGGCGGCCACGCCCTGTTCGGCTTCCAGGCCGCCGACGAGCCCACCGGCGTCACGGCATACGCCCACAAGGTCGCCCCGTCCTACCGCTGGGCCCTCGACACCTTCGCGGAAACGCTGTCCGAGCACGGTTTCCGCGCCACCGCCAAGTTCTCCCGCGAAGCCCGCCCCGACGAGCGCACCCCGCAGGCCACGGTGCTGGCCGTCCGCGTCTGA
- a CDS encoding manganese catalase family protein, which translates to MFMHNKDLQFEVRVQQPDPRFATLLQEQFGGANGELKAAMQYFSQAFVLRRKHPKMYDLFMDIATEEFSHLEIVGSMITMLLDGLNEDLKVATERCDWMPMVSATGGRNDAIHQVAVDPLFFALRGGGPDVGNSAGVPWSSAYVNANGEPSVDLRSNLAAESRAKIVYEYLKQFTDDPGIQDTLSFLMSREVAHFQQFTAALNELPVNFLPGALPGDDRFQNVAFNMSDGADAVRGPWNEGQGPWPEGMQWRYVDDPVGQWLSGDQRRNRGLETNPMGSPAVQGTKPFTHEQHTQQ; encoded by the coding sequence ATGTTCATGCACAACAAGGATTTGCAATTCGAGGTCCGGGTGCAGCAGCCCGACCCCAGATTCGCGACCCTGCTCCAAGAGCAATTCGGCGGCGCCAACGGCGAATTGAAGGCCGCGATGCAATATTTCAGCCAGGCGTTCGTGCTGCGCCGCAAACACCCGAAGATGTACGACCTCTTCATGGATATCGCGACCGAGGAATTCAGCCACCTCGAGATCGTCGGATCCATGATCACCATGCTCCTCGACGGCCTCAACGAAGATCTGAAAGTGGCCACCGAACGCTGCGATTGGATGCCGATGGTGTCAGCCACGGGCGGCCGCAACGACGCCATCCACCAGGTCGCGGTGGATCCGCTGTTCTTCGCGTTGCGCGGCGGCGGACCCGATGTCGGCAATTCCGCGGGCGTGCCCTGGTCGAGTGCGTACGTCAACGCCAACGGCGAGCCGTCGGTGGATCTGCGCAGCAATCTTGCCGCCGAATCTCGGGCGAAGATTGTCTACGAGTACCTCAAGCAGTTCACCGACGACCCGGGTATCCAAGACACGCTGTCGTTCTTGATGAGTCGCGAGGTGGCGCATTTCCAGCAGTTCACCGCGGCGCTCAACGAACTTCCCGTCAATTTCCTGCCCGGTGCGCTGCCCGGTGACGACCGGTTCCAGAATGTCGCGTTCAACATGTCCGATGGCGCGGACGCGGTGCGCGGACCCTGGAACGAGGGGCAGGGGCCGTGGCCCGAGGGCATGCAGTGGCGTTATGTCGACGATCCCGTCGGGCAATGGCTGTCCGGTGATCAGCGGCGCAATCGGGGCCTGGAAACCAATCCGATGGGATCCCCGGCGGTGCAGGGCACCAAACCGTTCACCCACGAACAACATACGCAGCAGTGA
- a CDS encoding flavoprotein produces MNDHGAPVLYAIVTGAPPARDVGKLVDLAQADGWDVCVIASPEGSRFIDADALEAKTGHPVRTRYKDPGTPDLFRPADGMIVAPITSNSLAKWAAGISDTLPLGLLVEAVGKRLPVVAVPSANAALRRFPAIANAVTNLSEWGVTVVTGEQHSPGGRSGALDEFPWSKAWSALLEHPWLHAAS; encoded by the coding sequence GTGAACGATCACGGTGCACCTGTCCTCTACGCCATCGTCACCGGGGCGCCGCCCGCTCGCGACGTCGGCAAGCTGGTGGATCTCGCGCAGGCAGACGGATGGGACGTGTGCGTCATCGCCTCCCCCGAGGGCAGTCGATTCATCGACGCCGACGCCTTGGAGGCCAAGACTGGCCACCCGGTGCGCACCCGGTACAAGGATCCGGGCACTCCGGACCTTTTTCGGCCCGCCGACGGGATGATCGTCGCCCCGATCACGTCGAACTCATTGGCCAAGTGGGCTGCTGGCATCTCGGATACGCTGCCGCTCGGTCTGCTGGTGGAAGCGGTCGGCAAACGGCTGCCGGTCGTAGCGGTACCGTCCGCGAATGCGGCACTACGGCGATTTCCCGCCATTGCCAACGCCGTCACCAACCTGTCCGAATGGGGCGTCACGGTGGTCACCGGCGAGCAGCATTCACCCGGTGGCAGATCGGGGGCTCTCGACGAGTTTCCCTGGAGCAAGGCGTGGAGCGCACTGCTCGAGCATCCATGGCTGCATGCCGCGAGCTAG
- a CDS encoding cold-shock protein — MSVPAALTLPTPVAEPSGRRLRGTVLWFDAAKGFGFISIDDQPQRRLFVEYSAIDVPGYRTLSGQQPVTFTIERNARETRAAAVRPA; from the coding sequence ATGTCGGTCCCGGCGGCGCTTACTCTCCCCACCCCGGTCGCGGAGCCCTCGGGCCGACGGCTGCGGGGCACCGTGCTGTGGTTCGACGCCGCGAAGGGCTTCGGCTTCATCTCCATCGACGACCAGCCACAGCGGCGGCTGTTCGTCGAGTACTCCGCGATCGACGTGCCCGGCTACCGCACCCTGAGTGGTCAGCAGCCGGTGACCTTCACCATCGAGCGCAACGCACGCGAAACCCGCGCCGCAGCGGTCCGTCCCGCCTGA
- a CDS encoding winged helix-turn-helix transcriptional regulator gives MDTVSDWEPSGNLVESYLQRCPARDVLAVLADKWVLLVLGTLRKAGGPVRFNELRRRLDGITQKVLTRTLRDLERDGLVRRTVYPTVPPRVEYTLTELGADLGHITHAMGQWALRHADEIAAARTEFDDRAARAPEPVSS, from the coding sequence ATGGATACCGTCTCCGACTGGGAGCCATCCGGAAATCTGGTGGAAAGCTACCTCCAGCGCTGCCCCGCCCGCGATGTGCTCGCGGTGCTCGCGGACAAGTGGGTGCTGCTGGTGCTGGGCACCTTGCGCAAGGCGGGCGGCCCGGTCCGCTTCAACGAATTGCGGCGGCGGTTGGACGGCATCACGCAGAAGGTGCTCACCCGCACCCTGCGGGATCTGGAACGCGATGGGCTGGTGCGGCGGACGGTGTATCCGACGGTGCCGCCCCGGGTGGAGTACACGCTGACCGAGCTCGGGGCCGACCTCGGCCACATCACCCACGCCATGGGGCAGTGGGCATTGCGGCACGCGGACGAAATCGCCGCCGCGCGAACCGAATTCGACGATCGGGCGGCGCGCGCACCCGAGCCGGTCAGCTCCTGA
- a CDS encoding SGNH/GDSL hydrolase family protein, translating to MRTVTSLIVAATAAGFALCAPAAATPPTPPRAVHEYVALGDSWAADATLTGITTQFVPLLCVQSATSYAKQVAAALGVTRFRDVSCASAVTANLTSPQQLPDGRVAPPQFDQLSATTDLVTLEIGGNDAGLAAIVPTCLTGSAQGSHCAHVRGGTEDAMSASIRAAEPKVTAAIAGVRARAPHARLLLVDYMAGVSPGTGCFPQIPISADDANWLGHKLLELDAMLARVATTTGVQLVDTYTGSIGHDACRPDGIRWVEGLIPHPNPHSNIPLPFHPNQLGADHQARQILRALGR from the coding sequence ATGCGCACAGTGACGAGCCTGATCGTGGCCGCTACCGCCGCCGGATTCGCGCTGTGCGCTCCGGCGGCCGCGACCCCGCCCACGCCCCCGCGAGCGGTCCACGAGTATGTGGCCCTGGGTGATTCGTGGGCCGCCGACGCGACTCTGACCGGAATCACCACGCAATTCGTTCCCCTCCTGTGCGTCCAGAGCGCCACCTCCTACGCCAAACAGGTGGCCGCCGCGCTGGGGGTGACCCGCTTCCGCGACGTGAGTTGCGCCTCCGCGGTCACGGCCAATCTCACCTCGCCCCAGCAGCTGCCCGACGGGCGCGTCGCCCCGCCGCAGTTCGACCAGCTCTCCGCCACCACCGACCTCGTCACCCTCGAAATCGGCGGCAACGACGCGGGATTGGCCGCCATCGTGCCCACCTGCCTGACCGGTTCCGCTCAGGGCTCCCACTGCGCGCACGTCCGCGGGGGCACCGAGGACGCCATGTCCGCCAGCATCCGCGCCGCCGAACCGAAGGTCACCGCCGCAATCGCCGGCGTCCGCGCCCGCGCCCCCCACGCCCGCCTGCTGCTCGTCGACTACATGGCGGGCGTCTCCCCCGGCACCGGCTGCTTCCCGCAAATCCCCATCAGCGCCGACGACGCGAACTGGCTCGGCCACAAACTCCTCGAACTCGACGCCATGCTCGCCCGCGTCGCCACCACCACCGGCGTCCAACTGGTCGACACCTACACCGGCAGCATCGGCCACGACGCCTGCCGCCCCGACGGCATCCGCTGGGTAGAAGGCCTCATCCCCCACCCCAACCCCCACTCCAACATCCCCCTCCCCTTCCACCCCAACCAATTGGGCGCCGACCACCAGGCGCGCCAAATCCTCCGCGCCCTAGGCCGCTGA
- a CDS encoding CinA family protein translates to MAEIEELVEALADAAQRSERTVAVAESLTCGKLSSALGAGPDSSTWLRGGVVAYSTQVKHRVLGVPEVPVVSETAARAMAAGVRSLLDADVTVAVTGVGGPGAQDGEPAGSVWLAVDAGEVRQARHEQFDCPPEEVLAGAVEVALRMLLDVFESEQAKAPEPAE, encoded by the coding sequence ATGGCGGAGATCGAGGAACTCGTGGAGGCTTTGGCGGACGCGGCCCAGCGCTCGGAGCGCACGGTGGCGGTGGCCGAATCGTTGACCTGCGGGAAGTTGTCGTCCGCGCTCGGGGCGGGACCGGATTCCTCCACCTGGTTACGCGGCGGCGTGGTGGCCTACAGCACGCAGGTCAAACACCGGGTTCTCGGCGTCCCCGAGGTGCCCGTCGTCTCCGAGACCGCCGCGCGGGCCATGGCCGCCGGAGTCCGGTCGCTGCTGGACGCGGATGTCACGGTCGCGGTGACCGGGGTGGGCGGCCCCGGCGCGCAGGACGGCGAGCCCGCGGGCTCGGTGTGGCTGGCGGTGGACGCGGGCGAGGTGCGCCAGGCCCGCCACGAGCAATTCGACTGTCCGCCTGAGGAAGTCCTCGCGGGCGCGGTCGAGGTGGCGCTGCGGATGCTGCTCGACGTCTTCGAATCCGAGCAGGCGAAAGCGCCCGAGCCCGCCGAATGA
- a CDS encoding iron-containing redox enzyme family protein, producing the protein MQVDRKLGHSRTLPAPCGELSAAIVATLGKPAGSPVPVLPTPDDPYGRDLHVALHTCYALHYENLEGVDPAWEWDPALLGLRADLERTFLDALRADAGQDLDLDAELDELLLTPDRDSGVSGYLRSEGKLWQMREYFVHRSILHHQEADPYAWLIPRIRGEAKAALVAVEFDEFGGGHGDRIHQRLYADLLRGADLDAEFLSYFDVVATPMLALVNMMTLFGLHRDLRGAGVGHFASVEITSSPASRNMVEALERLDADPACVHFYREHVEADAVHEQLMRHGVIGGLLETEPALRDSIAFGIRATGLLEDRFADHVLDCWRADRTSLH; encoded by the coding sequence ATGCAGGTCGATCGGAAGCTCGGTCACAGCCGGACGCTGCCCGCCCCGTGCGGTGAGCTGTCGGCCGCCATCGTCGCCACCTTGGGGAAGCCCGCGGGTTCCCCGGTGCCGGTCCTGCCGACACCGGACGACCCCTACGGCCGCGACCTTCACGTCGCCCTGCACACCTGCTACGCCCTGCACTACGAGAACCTCGAGGGCGTCGACCCGGCCTGGGAATGGGATCCCGCGCTGCTGGGCCTGCGCGCCGATCTGGAGCGGACCTTCCTCGACGCACTGCGCGCCGACGCCGGCCAGGACCTGGACCTCGACGCCGAACTCGACGAACTGCTGCTGACCCCCGACCGCGATTCCGGCGTCTCGGGATACCTGCGCAGCGAGGGCAAGCTGTGGCAGATGCGCGAATACTTCGTGCACCGCTCGATCCTGCACCACCAGGAGGCCGACCCCTACGCGTGGCTGATCCCCCGAATTCGCGGCGAGGCCAAGGCCGCGCTCGTCGCGGTGGAGTTCGACGAATTCGGCGGCGGCCACGGTGATCGAATCCATCAGCGGCTCTACGCGGATCTGCTGCGCGGCGCGGACCTGGACGCGGAATTCCTGTCCTACTTCGACGTGGTCGCCACCCCCATGCTCGCCCTGGTCAACATGATGACCCTGTTCGGCCTGCATCGTGACCTGCGCGGCGCCGGGGTCGGCCATTTCGCGTCCGTGGAGATCACTTCCTCCCCGGCCTCGCGCAATATGGTGGAGGCCCTCGAACGCCTGGACGCCGATCCGGCGTGCGTCCACTTCTACCGTGAGCACGTGGAGGCCGACGCCGTGCACGAACAGCTGATGCGCCACGGTGTGATCGGCGGCCTACTGGAAACCGAACCGGCGCTGCGTGATTCGATCGCCTTCGGTATTCGCGCCACCGGCCTGCTCGAGGACCGATTCGCCGATCATGTACTCGACTGCTGGCGGGCCGACCGTACCTCGCTGCATTGA
- a CDS encoding NADP-dependent oxidoreductase, which produces MKTDSMKAITQRILGGPEVLETEEVDIPRPGPGEVLVRVAATSLNAADWKLRSGVVTKLGPPPFTLGFDVSGVVTGIGSGVSEFAPGDEVFGNVVSRNGAYAEYVVTPRDFLAHKPAVLDHVHAAALPTAALTAWQALTEVQAGQRVLVHAAAGGVGHLAVQIAKERGAYVIGTARTANHDFLRGLGADELIDYTTTDFTMAVGDIDLAFDLVGDDYSERSLGVLAPHGRVVDAQGEEPLDDPRYHRHYFTPSGADLSEVAALVAAGRLRGEIDRVMSLADIAEAHKLSESGRVRGKIVLTPWT; this is translated from the coding sequence GTGAAGACCGACAGCATGAAAGCGATCACGCAACGCATCCTCGGCGGCCCGGAGGTGCTCGAGACGGAGGAAGTCGACATCCCCCGCCCCGGCCCGGGCGAGGTCCTGGTGCGGGTGGCCGCCACCTCTCTCAATGCCGCGGATTGGAAGCTGCGCTCCGGCGTGGTCACGAAATTGGGTCCGCCACCGTTCACGCTCGGGTTCGACGTCTCCGGTGTCGTCACCGGAATCGGTTCGGGTGTCAGCGAATTCGCGCCGGGCGACGAGGTCTTCGGCAATGTCGTGAGCCGCAACGGGGCGTACGCCGAATATGTCGTCACCCCGCGCGATTTCCTCGCGCACAAACCCGCCGTTCTCGATCACGTGCACGCCGCCGCCCTGCCGACGGCCGCCCTCACCGCCTGGCAGGCGCTCACCGAAGTACAAGCGGGTCAACGGGTTCTGGTCCATGCGGCGGCCGGCGGCGTCGGCCACCTGGCCGTGCAGATCGCCAAGGAGCGCGGCGCGTACGTGATCGGCACGGCGCGGACGGCCAATCACGATTTCCTCCGCGGACTGGGCGCCGACGAGCTGATCGATTACACGACAACCGATTTCACCATGGCCGTCGGCGATATCGATCTGGCCTTCGACCTGGTCGGCGACGACTACTCGGAGCGGTCCCTGGGCGTGCTCGCCCCGCACGGTCGTGTCGTCGACGCTCAGGGCGAGGAGCCGCTGGACGATCCGCGCTATCACCGCCATTACTTCACCCCGTCGGGTGCGGATCTGAGCGAGGTCGCGGCACTGGTCGCGGCGGGCCGGCTGCGCGGCGAGATCGACCGGGTCATGTCCCTGGCCGATATCGCCGAAGCCCACAAGCTGAGCGAATCCGGCCGCGTGCGCGGCAAGATCGTCCTGACCCCCTGGACCTGA
- a CDS encoding CocE/NonD family hydrolase → MVAAAVALVAAGCGGGGGSEPSGAASWPPGDGRGSCAVDKQENVPATMRDGTVLKADVYKPKSADSVPVILMRTQYGKAAAQVQPFRYQTPDWFASHCYLVVVQDIRGQGQSAGTFSEFTNDMNDGYDSVEWAAGLPGSDGKVGMYGSSYVGATQWLAAVGGPPHLTTIVPANTASDYYDGWNYEGGAFRLAFVEPWAMETIGASAAQNRGDTGTAKQLAADGANYSRWLGFRPYQQFPPMHPGDPTIAPWFFDWIDHPTRDDYWKQWSIRDRYANVQVPVLDFEGWYDAFLAGGVENFAGMVANGGSPAAKANQRLVLGPWDHVGWGRPGSNVETPLLAAAGAAGDSPINDLMLAWYDHFLKGKDNQVSGKPVVDYFLMGANKWKSASAWPLPNTRWTTYYLSGNGGNGIQGRIGQLTTDAPKDPQQPDRYDYDPLNPVPSAGGHSCCGASTGPQGPVDQFVVEQRSDVLTYTTAPMTADTELTGPIRLTLWAASTAPDTDFTAKLVAVAPDGSTVNLNNGIIRAAYRDSLEHPTPIVPGQPYRFTIDIWPTSYLVKAGAKIRVEVSSSDFPQFAPNPNTGDPFGANPNTQVATQTIYHDAEHPSALVLPIIPAGDAGSSRFPLQH, encoded by the coding sequence GTGGTGGCGGCCGCGGTCGCTCTGGTCGCCGCGGGGTGCGGGGGTGGGGGCGGTTCCGAGCCGTCGGGGGCGGCGAGTTGGCCGCCGGGGGATGGGCGGGGGTCCTGTGCGGTGGACAAGCAGGAGAACGTGCCTGCGACCATGCGGGATGGGACGGTGTTGAAAGCCGATGTGTACAAACCGAAGTCGGCGGATTCGGTGCCGGTGATCTTGATGCGCACCCAGTATGGCAAGGCGGCGGCGCAGGTTCAGCCGTTCCGGTATCAGACGCCGGATTGGTTCGCCTCGCACTGTTATCTGGTGGTGGTGCAGGACATTCGGGGGCAGGGGCAGTCGGCGGGCACGTTCAGCGAGTTCACCAATGACATGAACGACGGGTACGACTCGGTGGAGTGGGCGGCGGGGCTGCCGGGCTCGGACGGCAAGGTCGGGATGTACGGGTCGTCGTATGTGGGTGCGACGCAATGGCTCGCGGCCGTGGGCGGGCCGCCGCATCTGACCACCATCGTCCCGGCCAATACCGCCTCGGATTACTATGACGGCTGGAATTACGAGGGCGGCGCGTTCCGGCTGGCGTTCGTGGAGCCGTGGGCGATGGAGACCATCGGGGCGAGCGCGGCCCAGAATCGCGGTGACACCGGGACCGCCAAGCAGTTGGCGGCGGACGGGGCGAACTATTCGCGCTGGCTGGGTTTCCGCCCCTACCAGCAGTTTCCGCCGATGCACCCGGGTGATCCGACGATCGCGCCCTGGTTCTTCGACTGGATCGACCATCCCACCCGCGACGACTACTGGAAGCAGTGGAGCATCCGCGACCGGTACGCGAACGTGCAGGTCCCCGTGCTGGATTTCGAAGGCTGGTACGACGCGTTCCTCGCGGGCGGGGTGGAGAATTTCGCCGGTATGGTCGCGAACGGCGGTTCACCCGCGGCCAAGGCGAATCAGCGCCTGGTGCTGGGTCCGTGGGATCACGTCGGCTGGGGCCGGCCGGGCAGCAATGTCGAGACGCCGCTGCTGGCCGCCGCCGGCGCGGCGGGCGACAGCCCGATCAACGATCTCATGCTGGCCTGGTACGACCATTTCCTGAAGGGCAAGGACAACCAGGTCTCCGGTAAGCCGGTGGTCGACTACTTCCTGATGGGTGCGAACAAGTGGAAGTCGGCGTCGGCGTGGCCGCTGCCGAACACCCGGTGGACCACCTATTACCTGTCGGGCAACGGCGGCAACGGTATTCAGGGCCGGATCGGGCAGCTCACCACCGACGCGCCGAAGGATCCGCAACAGCCCGACCGCTACGACTACGACCCCCTGAACCCGGTGCCGAGCGCGGGCGGGCATTCCTGCTGCGGCGCGTCGACGGGACCGCAGGGCCCGGTGGATCAGTTCGTGGTGGAGCAGCGCTCGGACGTGCTGACCTACACCACCGCGCCGATGACCGCCGACACCGAACTCACCGGTCCGATCCGCCTGACGCTGTGGGCCGCCTCGACCGCGCCCGACACCGATTTCACGGCGAAGCTGGTGGCGGTGGCCCCGGATGGTTCCACGGTGAATCTGAACAACGGCATCATCCGCGCCGCATACCGGGATTCGCTCGAGCACCCGACGCCGATCGTGCCCGGTCAGCCCTACCGGTTCACCATCGACATCTGGCCGACCAGCTATCTGGTCAAGGCGGGCGCGAAGATTCGCGTCGAGGTCTCCAGCAGCGATTTCCCGCAGTTCGCACCCAATCCGAATACCGGCGACCCGTTCGGCGCGAACCCGAACACCCAGGTGGCGACGCAGACGATCTATCACGACGCGGAGCATCCCTCGGCGCTGGTGTTGCCGATCATTCCGGCGGGCGATGCGGGGAGTTCACGATTCCCGCTGCAACACTGA